A portion of the Thunnus albacares chromosome 5, fThuAlb1.1, whole genome shotgun sequence genome contains these proteins:
- the LOC122982560 gene encoding taste receptor type 1 member 1-like has protein sequence MEMITEASPSPVSHDILLKITSEREMVTTTMKHFLASLCLLESLLHALTQCTVPASEFQLEGDYLIGGLFDVHHVNGFIYRYRPEAIDCSSKPFILSSYWRFQSMRFTVEEINNSTSLLPNVSLGYKIFDHCSDTQNFPDIFNLISVNGLIKSRGDTHKNVSTVSKVIAVVGPYTSTQSLTVAPLFMVDLIPMVSYGTGSSVFSRKKKFPSFLRTVHPNKDIIAVIVKIVQHFKWHWVAFLNSDNIYGNDGLELFMKMIKDTEICLAYTKGLNSDTNYSLIFRQIKAQEVHVIIVFSPEWTAEALIESAIKLNVKDKVWIAGDTWSLNKRILKEKGIKNIGTILGVSQPVVTIPGFRDFVFSSKSQTQCENAEQQMFCNQISNCSDLSPEKVIVEDPSFSLTVYYAVYAIAHALHNVLQCGAGRCNDNITVYPHMVLAELKKSNFTLLNKSIQFDENGDPTFGFYAIIYWNSSGDAEQIGFYKLPPTFDFYINNTKIQWFTKGEVPSSLCSPECPVGYAKRQDGIHKCCFTCQICPKGTYINNTEDPYKCINCKETEWSKVGSTSCSLRLVEYIPFTDSGAILTMIGACTLVGLALATSVLFAINYNTPVVRSAGGPMCFLILGSLSLCSFSVFFYFGKPTIPFCILRFLPFSLFYAVCLACFVVRSFQIVCIFKMAARFPNLYSWWMKYHGQWLVITMAFVTQALILLVGHSYGHPKPSNEMNWYPDKIILGCDINLKVFSGPVILLVFLSSLCFIFSYMGKDLPKNYNEAKAITFCLLLLILTWIIFATESILYRGKYIQILNALAVLSSLYSFLLWYFLPKCYIIIFQPHRNTQQYFQGLIQSYTKTISQ, from the exons ATGGAAATGATCACTGAGGCTTCACCATCACCAGTGTCTCATGACATCCTATTAAAAATCACATCAGAAAGGGAAATGGTAACTACaacaatgaaacattttctaGCTTCTCTGTGTCTACTGGAATCTCTTCTTCATGCCTTGACTCAATGCACTGTCCCAGCCTCAGAGTTCCAGCTGGAAGGAGATTATTTGATAGGTGGACTTTTTGATGTTCATCATGTCAATGGCTTTATTTATCGTTACAGACCAGAAGCCATCGACTGCTCCAG TAAACCCTTCATTCTGTCAAGTTACTGGAGGTTTCAGTCGATGAGATTTACTGTGGAGGAAATCAATAACTCTACCAGCCTCCTGCCAAATGTGTCTCTCGGCTATAAGATATTTGACCACTGCTCAGATACACAGAATTTCCCAGATATTTTTAACCTCATTTCAGTCAATGGCTTGATCAAATCTCGGGGTGACACGCACAAGAATGTGTCTACAGTGTCCAAAGTGATAGCAGTGGTTGGTCCTTATACCAGCACTCAATCCCTGACTGTAGCTCCACTCTTCATGGTGGATCTCATTcctatg GTCAGTTATGGAACTGGTAGCTCtgttttttcaagaaaaaaaaaatttccctCGTTCCTACGAACAGTGCATCCCAATAAAGACATCATAGCAGTAATTGTTAAAATTGTGCAACACTTCAAGTGGCACTGGGTTGCTTTCCTTAACAGTGATAATATTTATGGCAATGATGGCCTGGAATTGTTCATGAAGATGATAAAGGATACTGAGATCTGCCTGGCATACACCAAAGGCCTCAACAGTGATACAAATTACTCCCTAATTTTCAGACAGATAAAGGCACAGGAGGTACATGTCATAATTGTTTTTTCCCCTGAATGGACTGCTGAAGCTCTCATTGAGTCAGCAATAAAACTGAATGTCAAAGACAAGGTGTGGATAGCAGGAGATACATGGTCCTTAAACAAGAGGATCCTAAAGGAGAAAGGAATCAAAAACATTGGAACTATACTCGGGGTGTCTCAGCCAGTAGTGACAATACCAGGTTTCAGGGATTTTGTCTTTTCCTCTAAAAGCCAGACTCAATGTGAAAATGCAGAACAACAGATGTTTTGTAATCAGATTTCTAACTGCAGTGACCTGAGTCCAGAAAAGGTCATTGTTGAAGAcccatctttctctcttactGTTTATTATGCTGTATATGCCATCGCTCATGCCTTACACAATGTCTTGCAATGTGGAGCTGGAAGATGCAATGACAATATTACAGTCTACCCACACATG GTTCTAGCAGAGCTGAAGAAGTCAAACTTTACTCTTTTAAACAAGAGTATTCAGTTTGATGAGAACGGTGACCCCACATTTGGATTCTATGCTATAATTTACTGGAACAGCAGTGGTGATGCAGAGCAGATCGGCTTTTATAAATTACCCCCAACATTTGATTTCTACATCAACAACACCAAAATCCAGTGGTTCACAAAGGGAGAA GTGCCATCTTCACTATGTTCCCCAGAATGTCCTGTAGGATATGCAAAAAGGCAAGATGGAATCCATAAATGCTGCTTCACTTGTCAAATCTGTCCAAAGGGAACTTATATCAATAACACAG AGGATCCCTACAAGTGCATCAACTGTAAGGAGACAGAGTGGTCCAAAGTAGGAAGTACATCATGCAGTCTGCGGTTGGTGGAGTACATCCCATTCACAGACAGCGGGGCTATACTGACCATGATTGGGGCCTGCACCTTGGTGGGCCTCGCACTAGCCACGTCTGTTCTCTTTGCCATCAACTACAACACACCTGTTGTCAGATCTGCTGGGGGACCAATGTGCTTCTTGATTTTAGGTTCCCTCAGTCTGTGTAGTTTTAGTGTATTCTTTTACTTTGGTAAGCCAACCATTCCCTTTTGTATCTTAAGGTTCCTACCATTTTCATTGTTCTACGCTGTCTGTCTTGCATGTTTTGTAGTGCGCTCTTTTCAAATtgtttgcattttcaaaatGGCTGCCAGGTTCCCCAATCTCTACAGCTGGTGGATGAAATATCATGGACAATGGCTGGTCATCACAATGGCATTTGTTACTCAGGCACTCATACTTCTTGTTGGCCATTCTTATGGACACCCCAAGCCAAGCAATGAAATGAATTGGTATCCAGACAAAATCATACTTGGCTGTGACATCAATCTCAAAGTATTCTCTGGTCCTGTGATTTTACTTGTATTTCTGTCCTCcctttgctttattttctccTACATGGGAAAAGACCTCCCAAAAAATTACAATGAGGCCAAAGCGATAACCTTCTGCCTGCTCCTGCTGATCCTCACCTGGATCATCTTTGCCACTGAATCAATACTTTATCGTGGAAAGTACATCCAAATTCTTAATGCTCTGGCAGTACTTTCCAGTCTCTACTCCTTTCTGTTGTGGTATTTCCTCCCAAaatgttacatcatcatttttcaaccccacagaaacacacagcagtacTTTCAAGGTCTTATTCAAAGTTATACCAAAACAATTAGCCAGTAG
- the LOC122982561 gene encoding taste receptor type 1 member 1-like: MITEASPSPVSHDILLEFTSEREMVTTTMKHFLASLCLLESLLHALTQCTVPASEFQLEGDYLIGGLFDVHHVNGFIYRYRPEAIDCSSKPLILSSYRRFQLMRFTVEEINNSTSLLPNVSLGYKIFDHCSDTQNFPDIFNLISVNGLIKSRGDTHMNVSTVSKVIAVVGPFTSAQSLSVAPLFMVDLIPMVSYGVASSVFSRKKKFPSFLRTVHPNKDTIAVIVKIVQHFKWRWVAFLNSDNDYGNDGLELFMKMIKDTEICLAYTKGLNSDTNYSLIFRQIKAQEVHVIIVFAPEWTAEALIESAIKLNVTNKVWIADDAWSLNKRLPKEKGIKNIGTILGVSQPVVTIPGFRDFVFSSKSQTQCENAEQQFCNQICNCSDLSPEKVIVEDPSFSLPVYSAVYAIAHALHNVLQCGAGRCNDNITVYPHMVLAELKKSNFTLLNKSIQFDENGDPTFGFYAIIYWNSSGDAEQIGFYKFPPTFDFFINNTKIQWFTKGEVPSSLCSPECPVGYAKRPDGIHKCCFTCQICPKGTYINNTEDPYKCINCKETEWSKVGSTSCSLRLVEYIPFTDSGAILTMIGACTLVGLALATSVLFAINYNTPVVRSAGGPMCFLILGSLSLCSFSVFFYFGKPIIPFCILRFLPFSLFYAVCLACFVVRSFQIVCIFKIAANFPNLYNWWMKYHGQWLVITMAFVTQALILLFGYFYGHPKPNNETNWYPDKIILGCDINLKVFSGPVILLVFLSSLCFIFSYMGKDLPKNYNEAKAITFCLLLLILTWIIFATESILYRGKYIQTLNALAVLSSLYSFLLWYFLPKCYIIIFQPHRNTQQYFQGLIQSYTKTISQ; this comes from the exons ATGATCACTGAGGCTTCACCATCACCAGTGTCTCATGACATCCTATTAGAGTTCACATCAGAAAGGGAAATGGTAACTACaacaatgaaacattttctaGCTTCTCTGTGTCTACTGGAATCTCTTCTTCATGCCTTGACTCAATGCACTGTCCCAGCCTCAGAGTTCCAGCTGGAAGGAGATTATTTGATAGGTGGACTTTTTGATGTTCATCATGTCAATGGCTTTATTTATCGTTACAGACCAGAAGCCATCGACTGCTCCAG TAAACCCTTAATTCTGTCAAGTTACCGGAGGTTTCAGTTGATGAGATTCACTGTGGAGGAAATCAATAACTCTACCAGCCTCCTGCCAAATGTATCTCTCGGCTATAAGATATTTGACCACTGCTCAGATACACAGAATTTCCCAGATATTTTTAACCTCATTTCAGTCAATGGCTTGATCAAATCTCGGGgtgacacacacatgaatgtgtCTACAGTGTCCAAAGTGATAGCAGTGGTTGGTCCTTTTACAAGCGCTCAATCCCTTTCTGTAGCCCCACTCTTCATGGTGGATCTCATTCCtatg GTCAGTTATGGAGTTGCTAGTTCtgttttttcaagaaaaaaaaagtttccctCGTTCCTACGAACAGTGCATCCCAATAAAGACACCATAGCAGTAATTGTTAAAATTGTGCAACACTTCAAGTGGCGCTGGGTTGCTTTCcttaacagtgataatgatTATGGCAATGATGGCCTGGAATTGTTCATGAAGATGATAAAGGATACTGAGATCTGCCTGGCATACACCAAAGGCCTCAACAGTGATACAAATTACTCCCTAATTTTCAGACAGATAAAGGCACAGGAGGTACATGTCATAATTGTTTTTGCCCCTGAATGGACTGCTGAAGCTCTCATTGAGTCAGCAATAAAACTGAATGTCACAAACAAGGTGTGGATAGCAGATGACGCATGGTCCTTAAACAAGAGGCTCCCAAAGGAGAAAGGAATCAAAAACATTGGAACTATACTCGGGGTGTCTCAGCCAGTAGTGACAATACCAGGTTTCAGGGATTTTGTCTTTTCCTCTAAAAGCCAGACTCAATGTGAAAATGCAGAACAACAGTTTTGTAATCAGATTTGTAACTGCAGTGACCTGAGTCCAGAAAAGGTCATTGTTGAAGacccatctttctctcttcctgtttatTCTGCCGTATATGCCATCGCTCATGCCTTACACAATGTCTTGCAATGTGGAGCTGGAAGATGCAATGACAATATTACAGTCTACCCACACATG GTTCTAGCAGAGCTGAAGAAGTCAAACTTTACTCTTTTAAACAAGAGTATTCAGTTTGATGAGAACGGTGACCCCACATTTGGATTCTATGCTATAATTTACTGGAACAGCAGTGGTGATGCAGAGCAGATCGGCTTTTATAAATTTCCCCCAACATTCGATTTCTTCATCAACAACACCAAAATCCAGTGGTTCACAAAGGGAGAA GTGCCATCTTCACTATGTTCCCCAGAATGTCCTGTAGGATATGCAAAAAGGCCAGATGGAATCCATAAATGCTGCTTCACTTGTCAAATCTGTCCGAAGGGAACTTATATCAATAACACAG AGGATCCCTACAAGTGCATCAACTGTAAGGAGACAGAGTGGTCCAAAGTAGGAAGTACATCATGCAGTCTGCGGTTGGTGGAGTACATCCCATTCACAGACAGCGGGGCTATACTGACCATGATTGGGGCCTGCACCTTGGTGGGCCTCGCACTAGCCACGTCTGTTCTCTTTGCCATCAACTACAACACACCTGTTGTCAGATCTGCTGGGGGACCAATGTGCTTCTTGATTTTAGGTTCCCTCAGTCTGTGTAGTTTTAGTGTATTCTTTTACTTTGGTAAGCCAATCATTCCCTTTTGTATCTTAAGGTTCCTACCATTTTCATTGTTCTACGCTGTCTGTCTTGCATGTTTTGTAGTGCGCTCTTTTCAAATtgtttgcattttcaaaatAGCTGCCAACTTTCCCAATCTCTACAACTGGTGGATGAAATATCATGGACAATGGCTGGTCATCACAATGGCATTTGTTACTCAGGCACTCATACTTCTTTTTGGCTATTTTTATGGACACCCCAAGCCAAACAATGAAACGAATTGGTATCCAGACAAAATCATACTTGGCTGTGACATCAATCTCAAAGTATTCTCTGGTCCTGTGATTTTACTTGTATTTCTGTCCTCcctttgctttattttctccTACATGGGAAAAGACCTCCCAAAAAATTACAATGAGGCCAAAGCAATAACCTTCTGCCTGCTCCTGCTGATCCTCACCTGGATCATCTTTGCCACTGAATCAATACTTTACCGTGGAAAGTACATCCAAACTCTTAATGCTCTGGCAGTACTTTCCAGCCTCTACTCCTTTCTGTTGTGGTATTTCCTCCCAAaatgttacatcatcatttttcaaccccacagaaacacacagcagtacTTTCAAGGTCTCATTCAAAGTTATACCAAAACAATTAGCCAGTAG
- the rer1 gene encoding protein RER1 isoform X2, with protein MSEGDSVGESIHGKPSVVSAFFTRIGQIYQSWLDKSTPFYAVRWAVTLLLTAVYMIRVYILQGWYIVTYALGIYHLNLFIAFLSPKVDPSLLDEDEGPSLPTKQNEEFRPFIRRLPEFKFWHSATKGIVIAMICTFFEAFNVPVFWPILVMYFIMLFCITMKRQIKHMIKYRYLPFTHGKRTYKEET; from the exons ATGTCAGAAGGGGACAGTGTTGGGGAGTCGATCCATGGGAAACCATCTGTAGTCTCTGCCTTTTTCACACGGATTGGACAG ATCTATCAGTCATGGCTAGACAAGTCAACGCCATTCTATGCAGTGCGATGGGCAGTCACTCTACTACTTACTGCTGTATACATGATCAGAGTGTACATACTACAG GGTTGGTATATAGTAACTTACGCTTTGGGAATCTACCATCTCAACCTGTTCATTGCTTTTCTATCGCCAAAAGTGGATCCTTCACTGCTTGACGAAG ATGAGGGCCCATCCCTTCCTACCAAGCAGAACGAGGAGTTCCGCCCTTTCATCAGGAGGTTGCCTGAATTCAAATTCTG GCATTCGGCGACAAAAGGCATCGTCATCGCCAtgatttgcacattttttgaAGCCTTCAATGTGCCAGTGTTCTGGCCTATACTTGTAATGTACTTCATCATGCTCTTCTGCATTACCATGAAGAGGCAGATCAAG CATATGATCAAGTACAGATACCTACCCTTCACACATGGGAAGAGGACATACAAAG AGGAAACATAA
- the rer1 gene encoding protein RER1 isoform X1 yields the protein MSEGDSVGESIHGKPSVVSAFFTRIGQIYQSWLDKSTPFYAVRWAVTLLLTAVYMIRVYILQGWYIVTYALGIYHLNLFIAFLSPKVDPSLLDEDEGPSLPTKQNEEFRPFIRRLPEFKFWHSATKGIVIAMICTFFEAFNVPVFWPILVMYFIMLFCITMKRQIKHMIKYRYLPFTHGKRTYKGKDDTGKAFAS from the exons ATGTCAGAAGGGGACAGTGTTGGGGAGTCGATCCATGGGAAACCATCTGTAGTCTCTGCCTTTTTCACACGGATTGGACAG ATCTATCAGTCATGGCTAGACAAGTCAACGCCATTCTATGCAGTGCGATGGGCAGTCACTCTACTACTTACTGCTGTATACATGATCAGAGTGTACATACTACAG GGTTGGTATATAGTAACTTACGCTTTGGGAATCTACCATCTCAACCTGTTCATTGCTTTTCTATCGCCAAAAGTGGATCCTTCACTGCTTGACGAAG ATGAGGGCCCATCCCTTCCTACCAAGCAGAACGAGGAGTTCCGCCCTTTCATCAGGAGGTTGCCTGAATTCAAATTCTG GCATTCGGCGACAAAAGGCATCGTCATCGCCAtgatttgcacattttttgaAGCCTTCAATGTGCCAGTGTTCTGGCCTATACTTGTAATGTACTTCATCATGCTCTTCTGCATTACCATGAAGAGGCAGATCAAG CATATGATCAAGTACAGATACCTACCCTTCACACATGGGAAGAGGACATACAAAGGCAAGGACGACACAGGGAAAGCTTTTGCTAGTTAA